CACTGATTATGTTTGAAGTGAAGGCAAATGGTAATTTGATTCCATTATTAAACAGCAAATACAGTGCTGGGCAAATGACAATGCAGAGCAATCACTTGGGCACCTTTATCATTGGCTATAACGAAGCCAAGTTCAATGATACGACAGATCACTGGGCCAAGAGCAGCATCACGTATCTGGCGGCCAGAGAAATCATCAAGGGCAAGGGAGCAAACTTGTTTGCACCAAACAGCCAGATTACACGATCTGAATTTGTGCAGATTTTAGCCAACCTTAGCGGAGCAGACCTGAGCAAATATACTGGATCAGATTTTAAGGATGTATCGGAAAAGGCTTGGTATGCAGCAGCTGTGGCTTGGGCAGCAGAAACGGGTATTACTGGAGGTACAGGAAATGAAAAGTTCTCGCCAGATGCCAACATTACTAGACAGGATATGTCGGTGATGATTGCTAAGTATGTGGCTAATGTAGACAAGGGAACTTTGGGAGAAAAGAATGCGGCCATCAAGTTTGCTGACAATAGTCAGATTGCTGGATATGCTAAGGAATCTGTGGCGGCTATGCAAAAGGCAGGCATTATTAACGGAGAGAAGAATAACTTAGGTTCTTACAGCTTCAATCCGAGTAACAATGCTACCAGGGCAGAAGCCAGTACCATGATTGCTAATTATATCAAGCAGTAAGAGGCACCAGGGGGAAGTATAAGGCGATTTAGCTTGTATGCTAGGACAAGCACTAGAGAAAATAAAAAATGGTATAAATGGCTGTAGCATTTTGTTACAGCCATTTCTGCATACAGGTGAAGTGTGGTATAATTATTTATAAAGCAGTATCTAACAAATAAGGCGAGTGCTGCAAAAACTGCAATACCCACGCCTCTTGATGCAATAGCTAAAATGCAAAGTTCTCCATTTGAGCGGCAGGCATTTTGAAAGAATCCGAATTTACATAGAAATCAAAAGATAGTATCTAGCTTCAATGTTGAAGTAAAATGCTTGATAGAAGAGGAAAGGGACATATGAGTGCATTACAAACTATGCCACATAAGGAAAGTATGAAACAGGAAATAGCCATTTACGGAAAAGGCGGTATCGGTAAATCGACCCTCAGTGCCAATCTATCGGCGGCATTGGCGGATTGGGGAAAAAGCGTATTACAAATCGGCTGTGACCCCAAACACGATTCTACCCGATTACTTTTAAACGGAAGAAAAATAACTACCATTTTGGATTATATCAAGATGACAGGAGCACTGGATTATAAAAAAGAGGATATTTTATTTCAGGGCTATCAGGATATCGGCTGTGTGGAGGCTGGCGGGCCGGAGCCGGGTGTGGGCTGTGCTGGCAGAGGGATTATCACCGCTTTTGAGCTGTTGGAGCAGTTTAAAATAAAAGCGGCTTATGACATCATCCTTTATGACGTGTTGGGGGATGTGGTATGCGGAGGATTTGCCGTACCCATTCGCAGAGAATACGCAGATACCATCTTTCTGGTGACTTCGGGGGAATATATGGCCATGTATGCCGCCAACAATATCCTCCGAGGAATAAAGAATTATGATACGGGCAAGTGCAGAGTCGCGGGGCTGTTATACAACTCCCGCAATGTGGAAGACGAAGATCGAAAAGTGGCGGCCTTTGCAGCGGCGGTGGGCTTGCCCATTTGTGCCAAGATTCCCAGAAGTGATGTATTTGCCCAAGCAGAACGGGAAAATAAAACGGTTGTGGAACTACTTTCTCATAAAGGGGCTGAAGAGGACGTGAAAGACCTTCAAGAAGAAGAACAAAAAATAAAGGAGCTTTTTCGTTCTTTAAGCCAAACCATCATCGAGGGCATACCGCTGTATGAGGCTAAACCGTTGACAGATGATGAGCTGGAAGCAGTCATTTACAATACGGTAAGGACCGCTGCTGGTGCAAGTGAGGAGAAAAGTCGGTGCGCGTTCAACAATGATTTGAAAGAGGAGGCGATTCTAAAGGAAGAATCAGGTGGTACGAGGGAAGGAAAGGGAAATGAGCTGACCGCAGCTAAAAACACGGACACTCACCCCTACTTATCAAAAAACGTCATTCGCAATGAGCCCCTTCACGGCTGTGCTTTTAATGGAGCGGTAACCATGAGCGTACATCTTACAGATGCGGTTGTATTGGCGCACGGGCCTAAAAGCTGTGCGTATCTGTCCTATCAGACCATAAGCTCCGCGGGCAGGCGAAGACTTTTTGAGCGGGGCTCTCTGATGCCGGTGGCGATCTCTCCTAATTTTCAATGTACGGATATGAACGAAACAGATATGATTTTCGGCGGAACCCAAAAGCTGATGGAGACAGTAGAGGCGGTGAAGAGGCAAAAGCCAAAGGCAATTATCGTCATTAGTTCCTGTCCTGCTGGTATCATCGGAGATGATATTGAACGAGTCAAAGGGTTGGCGGAACCAGACCTGCCGATTGTCACCATAAAGACCGATGGAAATTTATCTGGAGATTACTTGCAGGGCATGCTTTTATGCTATACCGAGCTGGCGGCCCAGGTAATTGATAAAAGTGTCAGAGCAGAGAAGAAAGTGGTCAACATTGTTTTTGAAAAAGTGGTGGC
The genomic region above belongs to Aminipila butyrica and contains:
- a CDS encoding nitrogenase component 1, whose translation is MSALQTMPHKESMKQEIAIYGKGGIGKSTLSANLSAALADWGKSVLQIGCDPKHDSTRLLLNGRKITTILDYIKMTGALDYKKEDILFQGYQDIGCVEAGGPEPGVGCAGRGIITAFELLEQFKIKAAYDIILYDVLGDVVCGGFAVPIRREYADTIFLVTSGEYMAMYAANNILRGIKNYDTGKCRVAGLLYNSRNVEDEDRKVAAFAAAVGLPICAKIPRSDVFAQAERENKTVVELLSHKGAEEDVKDLQEEEQKIKELFRSLSQTIIEGIPLYEAKPLTDDELEAVIYNTVRTAAGASEEKSRCAFNNDLKEEAILKEESGGTREGKGNELTAAKNTDTHPYLSKNVIRNEPLHGCAFNGAVTMSVHLTDAVVLAHGPKSCAYLSYQTISSAGRRRLFERGSLMPVAISPNFQCTDMNETDMIFGGTQKLMETVEAVKRQKPKAIIVISSCPAGIIGDDIERVKGLAEPDLPIVTIKTDGNLSGDYLQGMLLCYTELAAQVIDKSVRAEKKVVNIVFEKVVAKNTESNFQIIKAYLDQLNISVNCRFLCNTSFDSLKNFCKAELNLLAYRDYTGMILEKFFTETYQCKFFTQQFPVGFAETEQWLLEISAAMGERETAEKIVMDNKQIYEKKIGQIKETLKGKRLLIITYNHNLDWILTAALDAGLEVVKIGILNFSQDEGFRTQLHLDCPIEENYDKEEREKDIEKYQPDILLSNYESGRAYKHTMTDTIPMCPDVGFFSGCNMVERWASLIKSNLQGEWKQDERLFAKYYTG